A region from the uncultured Holophaga sp. genome encodes:
- a CDS encoding NADH-quinone oxidoreductase subunit N encodes MSLNPSQISSLMALLVPAVAACLLPLASIDRDQSTQKWIRAAMFFIALLAVAGSFLYTTSLWGRALQPVFGPVRFDRLAQFSAIFLVVAAGLAILQLWDHLHQEGWVKGETLALMMFSLTGMLLFCATTHLLVLFLALELLSIPLYALTATLRHRHEALEGGVKYFMTGAVASSCFLMGTVLLYGTTGTLEITAMRAALPSVASDPLFLLGGALLLVGFLFKISAVPFHQWTPDVYEAAPHPIAGFMSVATKAAALIALIRVFPAGLLSLDTPFSAKVKTVLALMAVLSLILGNLTALTQNNVKRMLAYSSISHAGYLLLGLVAGTAQAMVGVGFYLVAYLAMNMGAFGLLTAYGRTGGRTTFEDFRGLGWKRPELGIAAALCMFSLAGIPPTGGFYGKYMIFRELIAQGHAGLAIVGVLASLVSVAYYFRLLVVMFMERPLASAQREAAEHPAAVSSLASGTVLVCGILVLVIGLFPGYLSALFSERAFLDSLTLLK; translated from the coding sequence GAAGTGGATCCGCGCTGCCATGTTCTTCATTGCGCTCCTGGCTGTCGCGGGCAGCTTCCTCTACACGACCTCCCTCTGGGGTCGCGCCCTCCAGCCGGTCTTCGGCCCGGTCCGCTTTGATCGGCTCGCCCAGTTCTCGGCGATCTTCCTGGTGGTGGCGGCGGGACTGGCCATCCTCCAGCTCTGGGACCACCTCCACCAGGAGGGCTGGGTGAAGGGCGAGACCCTGGCCCTCATGATGTTCTCCCTCACGGGCATGCTCCTCTTCTGCGCCACCACCCACCTGCTCGTGCTCTTCCTCGCCCTGGAGCTCCTCTCCATCCCCCTCTACGCCCTCACCGCCACCCTGAGGCACCGGCATGAGGCCCTGGAGGGTGGCGTGAAGTACTTCATGACGGGAGCGGTGGCCTCCAGCTGCTTCCTCATGGGCACGGTGCTCCTCTACGGCACCACCGGCACCCTGGAGATCACGGCCATGCGTGCGGCCCTTCCCTCCGTGGCCTCGGACCCCCTCTTCCTCCTGGGGGGGGCGCTCCTCCTGGTGGGCTTCCTCTTCAAGATCAGTGCCGTCCCCTTCCACCAGTGGACCCCCGATGTCTATGAAGCAGCCCCCCATCCCATCGCCGGCTTCATGTCCGTGGCCACCAAGGCTGCGGCACTCATTGCCCTGATCCGGGTCTTCCCAGCCGGTCTCCTGAGCCTGGACACCCCCTTCAGCGCCAAGGTGAAGACGGTCCTCGCCCTCATGGCCGTCCTCTCCCTCATCCTGGGGAACCTGACGGCCCTCACCCAGAACAATGTGAAGCGCATGCTGGCCTATTCCAGCATCAGCCATGCCGGCTACCTCCTCCTCGGTCTGGTGGCGGGCACCGCCCAGGCCATGGTCGGCGTCGGATTCTACCTGGTGGCCTACCTGGCCATGAACATGGGGGCCTTCGGGCTCCTGACGGCCTATGGACGTACCGGGGGACGCACAACCTTCGAGGACTTCCGGGGACTGGGCTGGAAACGGCCCGAGCTCGGCATCGCCGCCGCCCTGTGCATGTTCAGCCTGGCGGGCATCCCCCCCACGGGGGGCTTCTACGGCAAGTACATGATCTTCCGTGAGCTCATCGCCCAGGGACATGCCGGGCTCGCCATCGTGGGCGTCCTGGCCAGCTTGGTATCCGTAGCCTACTACTTCCGCCTCCTGGTGGTGATGTTCATGGAGCGCCCCCTCGCCTCGGCACAGCGGGAAGCGGCGGAACACCCAGCGGCGGTGTCCTCCCTGGCGAGTGGGACCGTCCTGGTCTGCGGCATCCTCGTCCTGGTCATCGGCCTCTTCCCAGGCTATCTCTCAGCCCTCTTCTCCGAGCGGGCCTTCCTGGACAGCCTCACCCTCCTGAAATGA
- a CDS encoding efflux RND transporter periplasmic adaptor subunit: MAVKRRIGIAVAAGVVVAGGVATWALGKRQEPISWRTAAVDRGDVTQRISATGTINAFISVPVGTQVSGVVTDLYADYNSLVKKGQVIARIDPTTWETQLKDAEATQQRAQAAFLNAKLDYDRNRRLAEQQLVAASDLDAKLLALKTAQGNLDSARASVARARINLGYCTIHAPVDGVVISRAVDVGQTVAASFSTPNLFTIARDLSRMIVVASIDEADIGLVSVGQKAFFTVDSFPDRQFRGRVSEVRLEPITNQNVVTYNVVMEVANEPKAVAAPPLPAPERAPETARYVPPGGKVYRGEMALMPGMTANVSIVTNRREKVLRVPGNALRFNPRAFLRESAQPSPGPRTVQGPQNGKGMTARREDRIWVLENGKPKALPVTAGASDGQFTEVSGEGLQEGLQVLTGVQDPKKPGKAQASPLAGPTGAPRH; encoded by the coding sequence ATGGCAGTCAAGCGCAGGATAGGGATCGCGGTCGCCGCAGGGGTGGTGGTTGCCGGAGGGGTGGCCACCTGGGCGCTTGGGAAGCGGCAGGAGCCGATCTCCTGGCGCACGGCGGCTGTGGACCGGGGGGATGTCACCCAGCGCATCAGTGCCACCGGCACCATCAACGCCTTCATTTCGGTCCCAGTGGGCACCCAGGTCTCGGGGGTGGTCACCGACCTCTACGCTGACTACAACAGCCTGGTGAAGAAGGGGCAGGTCATCGCCCGGATCGACCCCACCACCTGGGAGACCCAGCTGAAGGACGCCGAGGCAACCCAGCAGAGGGCACAGGCGGCCTTTCTCAACGCCAAGCTCGATTACGACCGGAACCGCAGACTCGCAGAGCAGCAGCTGGTGGCGGCTTCGGACCTGGATGCCAAACTGCTGGCGCTGAAGACAGCCCAGGGCAATCTGGATTCGGCCCGGGCCTCGGTCGCCCGGGCGAGGATCAACCTGGGCTACTGCACCATCCACGCCCCCGTGGACGGAGTGGTCATCTCCCGTGCCGTGGATGTGGGGCAGACCGTGGCGGCCAGCTTCAGCACCCCCAACCTCTTCACCATCGCACGGGATCTCTCGAGGATGATCGTGGTGGCCTCCATCGATGAGGCGGACATCGGGCTGGTCTCGGTGGGGCAGAAGGCCTTCTTCACCGTGGACAGCTTTCCGGACCGCCAGTTCAGGGGACGGGTGAGCGAGGTGCGCCTGGAGCCCATCACCAACCAGAATGTGGTCACCTACAACGTGGTCATGGAGGTTGCCAACGAGCCCAAGGCCGTTGCGGCCCCCCCCCTGCCAGCGCCCGAGCGGGCCCCCGAAACGGCCCGCTATGTACCGCCCGGTGGAAAGGTCTACCGTGGGGAGATGGCCCTCATGCCTGGCATGACGGCCAATGTCAGTATCGTCACCAACCGGAGGGAAAAGGTTCTCCGGGTCCCTGGCAACGCCCTGCGGTTCAATCCCAGGGCCTTCCTCAGGGAGAGCGCCCAGCCCTCCCCGGGCCCCCGCACCGTCCAGGGCCCCCAGAATGGCAAGGGCATGACCGCCCGCAGGGAGGATCGCATCTGGGTCCTGGAGAATGGAAAGCCCAAGGCCCTGCCCGTGACGGCGGGCGCCAGCGACGGGCAGTTCACCGAGGTCTCGGGCGAGGGTCTCCAGGAGGGGCTCCAAGTCCTCACGGGCGTCCAGGATCCCAAGAAGCCCGGCAAAGCCCAGGCCTCTCCCCTCGCTGGCCCCACTGGGGCGCCACGCCACTGA
- a CDS encoding ABC transporter permease: protein MTGILEFIRLALFAITRNKTRALLTMLGIIIGVGSVIAMIGIGEGSKRASVALIENMGSNMLMVSNGVSNRTTAGPLSSGSIEVLRDDDAQLITRELSQSSVVAASPSVRTTRPVIFQSVNYITSIQGTGPDFPKIRGWDLERGRFFTEGEVKGQAKVCILGQTVVDNLFPNGEEPMGQTVRIGKMPFEVIGVLEKKGAGLMGDQDDAIIAPYTTVMHKIMGRDRIQMIMVSAMEGREDLAESEITALLRQRMRLGPKDDSPFQFRRQDDWIKMQEQQAGVLTMFLAMSAGISLVVGGIGISNIMLVSVTERTREIGIRRAMGATRRTVLWQFLTEAVVLSILGGILGILLALAAIWLLKSFSPLPAVALPWAVALGLGFSAVVGIVAGFLPALKAAKLDVIDALRYE from the coding sequence ATGACCGGCATCCTTGAGTTCATCCGGCTGGCCCTCTTCGCCATCACCCGGAACAAGACCCGCGCCCTGCTCACCATGCTGGGCATCATCATCGGCGTCGGTTCGGTCATAGCCATGATCGGCATCGGCGAGGGCTCCAAGAGGGCTTCGGTGGCCCTCATCGAGAACATGGGCTCCAACATGCTCATGGTCTCCAACGGGGTCTCCAACCGGACCACCGCAGGCCCCCTGAGCTCCGGGAGCATCGAGGTCCTGAGGGACGACGACGCCCAGCTCATCACAAGGGAACTCAGCCAGAGCAGTGTCGTGGCCGCCTCCCCCAGCGTCCGCACCACCCGACCGGTCATCTTCCAGAGCGTCAACTACATCACCAGCATCCAGGGCACCGGCCCCGACTTCCCGAAGATCCGGGGCTGGGACCTGGAACGGGGCCGATTCTTCACCGAGGGTGAGGTCAAGGGCCAGGCCAAGGTCTGCATCCTCGGCCAGACCGTTGTGGACAACCTCTTCCCCAATGGCGAAGAGCCCATGGGACAGACTGTCCGCATAGGCAAGATGCCCTTCGAGGTCATCGGGGTCCTGGAGAAGAAGGGGGCGGGGCTCATGGGGGACCAGGACGACGCCATCATCGCCCCCTACACCACCGTGATGCACAAGATCATGGGGCGGGACCGGATCCAGATGATCATGGTCAGCGCCATGGAAGGGCGCGAGGATCTTGCCGAGAGCGAGATCACCGCCCTGCTCCGCCAGCGGATGCGGCTCGGCCCCAAGGACGACAGCCCCTTCCAGTTCCGGAGGCAGGACGACTGGATCAAGATGCAGGAGCAGCAAGCGGGGGTCCTGACCATGTTCCTGGCCATGTCCGCTGGGATCTCCCTGGTCGTGGGCGGCATCGGCATCTCCAACATCATGCTGGTCAGCGTCACCGAACGCACCCGCGAAATCGGAATCCGACGGGCCATGGGCGCCACCCGCCGCACGGTGCTCTGGCAATTCCTCACCGAGGCGGTGGTGCTCTCCATCCTGGGGGGCATCCTGGGCATCCTCCTGGCCCTGGCAGCCATCTGGCTGCTGAAGTCCTTCTCCCCCCTCCCCGCCGTGGCCCTCCCCTGGGCTGTGGCCCTGGGCCTGGGATTCAGCGCCGTGGTCGGCATCGTGGCGGGCTTCCTCCCGGCCCTGAAGGCCGCCAAGCTGGATGTGATCGACGCTTTGCGCTATGAATAG